The following is a genomic window from Aricia agestis chromosome 20, ilAriAges1.1, whole genome shotgun sequence.
acttcaGAGCGTAACGctgcatacattacttctgcgaggccaatcagcgttggtcgaggctcgggcgcattcacgcgaattcgcaCGTATGCGCGCGTCTTTtttaattctcagaagtaataaagtgcgctAACGCTTTGGAGTTGAATGGTTTGAAGGTTGAATtagttatgttcagttttaataattcgatGCGCTTCGATTCTGCGCTAGTGTAAATTGATCCTTAGAGCGTTCCAGGGTTCCGTACCtgaagggtaaaacgggactaAGGTTTCGTAGTGGCAGTTCTTGAGATATTACAACCTGGTGACGAACTGCATCTCAAGAGTTACTCTTGAGATGCAGTTTGTCACCAGGACAGCTAgacacataaaatttaaaaaagaatgaTGGTTTTTGTATCGTCGCTATACCCTCCAACTATAAAAAGAGTATTTTTACGCAACGTTTAgggcgacaaggctttaaatgaacttggcgaaaaaagaactaacgccatcattattatataaaacGGCATTTTGACAGTTATTCTCCCCTTAcctgcagcgcccccgcccacgttcataaaTAAGCGTTGTCGCACTGTAATATTTATCCGAGGTTCGCTATCTTTCTTTGTCATCTAACGTTTTCAATATGCCAAACGTATATTGAAAACGTTAGATGACAATGAACGTGGGCAGGGGCGctactggtaaaggagaactgtcaataatgacgtttttgtatgatgacagtgttagttcctttttttgacacgttcatataaagccttgtcgagctctacataatatattcgcagtctaaatatattttaggaagggagacaatataaaaaatctatagTCATGTGTATTTAATTCGTACCCGTTTATTTTTACAGGCTGCTTCGGGAGAATCGTAATCAAGACTGCTTCGTTTCAAAGTTGACCTACGTTATTGATGACAAATTCCAAAATTCTTAAATTAGTAActgcgggcccctagacgagcaattatATTGCgaaatatcacgtattgcgtaatattattgaccgtctatgATTAATATTGAACGTCGCGCGCCTTCAAtgtaattgtcaaataaactgttcaataaaattgaagcgtgctattgcacaatacaattgatcgtctaggggccggctattATGCCTTTGCTaaggtaaaatattatttctgaaAAGAAATACTAGCATGAGATTGTTAAGCAAACCGTTTTGAACGTAGGTCGATATCTGTCGAacgtaaaatatttaagtattcattatattaaaataaaaaatattgtgataatatCCATTCCTGGTGCAAtgagttattattttaataaagggTGTAAATAACATTAAGATATCAAAGTTTGTAAGATAGAAAGGTACTATATTTATAGCACGAGAGAAAAAGTCGAAAAGagaataaaaaagaaacaaaagagAGGTTTGTTTTTAAAGTATGCAGggtaaataaaaactttgtcGACGCGACGGCGTAGCTACGTgcttattaaaattgaaaatttttacgTTTGCAAAATTATATACGGTAAGTAATATACCTACAGTCTGTAAAAAATGATGAGACTacgatgttaccactttttaatttcatgacttttttgacaagaCTGTAATTAGCTGCCCGGCCAATAGGTAGCAACCTAAGTTcagctattttttatttataagccTACACAGTACaccttaaaaacataataataattggtttgtaataaggaatattttattttccatgTACGCAGGCATTCTAGATTTTGgttgtactataataataatttcaaatctTAATTCCTTAAACACATCGGCCTCTATATAACTTATGCTAGCTTTCTGAGGTTTTAAGACAGGAGTTAAATAAACTTGAATAGTCAAATAATATCAGAGAGCGgtcataacttaaaaaataaaaacctttaAAACGCATTCCTGAAAAAATGCGATTTTGAGTTACAATGGTTTACGAAGGCGCCGTCTTAAAAAGGAGGTTAAATTGACAAGTGTACATGGGGTGTAAACTGTGAGCTGTGAAGCATTTCTAATTTGCACATTTTttgggttccttacccaaagggtaaaaacgggaacctattactgagacttcgctgtctgtccgactgtctccagtctgtaactcaagaacggtaatagctagagattttaaattttcacagattatgtatttccgttgccgctctaacaacaaatactaaaaacaaaataaattaaatattaataaattaaatatttaacaaaaattttttgctcggtatcaatgatgacaacaggtaggcacttgatatgtCTTGatatgtacacaaaatactcaactgtattaatttatacattaacaattaataagaaaatttaaataaaataaataattaagggcggCTTCCAATCAATTAAcactttttttactatttttgctgtttaatggtacggaatccttcgtgcgcgagtctaactcgcatttggccgatttttttaactttaggatttttttactgttttttattttacattatttacgtAAGTtcattgattttaaaattttatgttgtaTATTTTAGTCTCTACACACATgtttttattgttgttgtatCTTCGTGCCTTAAATTAATGAATTTATTATagagtaaataaattatttaactgaaaacttgttttaattcttattttttaggaggaataaacaaaataatattaccacGTTACTGCATTTGAAATGTATTTaagaaagaaaaaacaaaaaaaaagaaacataataacttcatatgaaaaatgtttacctactgattgtaataattaacggattttacaaattaaaataggGGTGTTAAATACTCCGTACACCCCAAAAAAGCTTCCACCACATAAAGCGCGtacgtataatatattgttttctgTATTACCAGCTGGTCTCTGATATTACCTTATTTACAAAAAGCACTAGTTCTCGGTCCTGGGGGCCGGACCCCctccccccattactatccatcttacttgtccaatcgaccatatattataataataataatagctcccacaccggcttcggtgacggtggccggtttcattgaaaccaggcgagctacgcaggagtaattttatagtgcccaagtatgtgcgcagtacacaagagcactctctattcctttactctcataacccagtgggacggacgaccgacacggctggcgagagatcaggcgcaggaccgactttttacatgcccatccgacgcatggatcatcttacttctcagacaatcaggtgatcagcctgcatatTTGGaaacctaaccaaacttggaaataacaagtttccaacgcgggaatcgaacccaccacctccgagtcaagagccgcgctctataccactagaccacggaggcgttatactAGGTATGTACCCACCATACATTAGGTATGTACCCACCGATTttcatcggcgaggtacatgtatttttttctatttacaatataataataattattatactgtggagcgtgtccgtaggcagagtgggtatttaggctgctgcagaacccttcatgggcgagtttccaactcgcatttggccgcttttttacgttagttACGCCCCCTTATCACAGCTATATAATACGCCCGTGATATCACGTGTTTCAAGCAATGTCTGTtatagcccggccgcacattgtccgaaatttctgatcagaaacagttaaaCGTCCGcactgtctcttacattttgtactgagccgattgagctcgaactcgccgtgGCGGTCCGGcaaaattcaactgtttctgaccagaattcggacaatgtgcggccgggcatAATCTTCTTTATACatagaataatataaatataaaagtacttTTTGAGGATTTTTTATCCGAACTATTATAAATTCCGTAAATCATTCAAAAGCTCACAACACGAATACTTGTGCTTctaattttctaaaaaaaaaaaattgtaataggAAAAGAACTCATACAATTTGACCAATCACAATTGACTTTTAGGTTGACATTACTATTTTACGTCATCTCATTAGCCGATAGAACTGTCAAAATAGTGAGTCATACGTCACTTATAAAAACTACTAATGAAAACCTGCCTATGCGTGTAATATTTGACAATGgcaataatttttcaaaattttaattcaaattctgAAAATACTCCAAAAAACTAGAGGTTTATGAGAATTCTATATTACCGAATAATAACAGAAATAGCGAAACTAAACAGAAACTAATTTTATTCAGTTAATAAGGTATAATGATAACTTACATTTCAAAAACATATTCTGTTTTTAGTTATTGCAATACCGCAGTGTGAACGAAACGAAAGTGCTTGTGATGAGCTAAGAcgaataaaaaagtgtcgataGGTCAAAATTCTGCAGAAATTAGCCAGATTCTTCAGGtatctacaaataaaataaataaccacCCTCGCATGTGAGGGTACTATGTGGTGGTGCTGTTCTTCTTCCGCTAGTTCAGGTGCTTATTCACATTTGAGTGCTCGTCTAACAACTCCCTTCCCATACTCCTATTACGGCGGCCATATTTATAAGTCACGAAAGGCGTTGACGCTCATCGTAATAATCTGCGTTGTAATCTTTTCCAGGACCGATGGCTGCAATACGCAAGAAATTAGTGATCGTAGGTGACGGTGCGTGCGGTAAAACATGCCTACTAATCGTGTTCAGTAAAGATCAGTTCCCGGAAGTGTATGTGCCGACCGTGTTCGAAAATTACGTCGCCGACATCGAGGTGGACGGCAAACAGGTGGAGCTGGCGCTGTGGGATACCGCCGGCCAGGAGGACTACGACCGGCTGCGGCCGCTGTCCTACCCCGACACGGACGTGATACTCATGTGCTTCTCCGTGGACTCGCCCGACTCGCTGGAGAACATCCCGGAGAAGTGGACGCCCGAGGTGAAGCACTTCTGTCCGAACGTGCCCATCATCCTGGTGGGCAACAAGAAGGACCTCCGCAACGACCCGGCCACCATCAACGAGCTCCGCAAAATGAAGCAGGAGCCGGTGAAGCCGCAGGAGGGCCGTGCGATGGCGGAGAAGATCAATGCCTTCGCCTACCTCGAGTGCTCCGCCAAGAGCAAGGAGGGAGTCCGCGAGGTGTTCGAAACGGCCACCCGCGCCGCGTTACAGgtcaagaagaagaagaagactagGTGTTCTCTTCTGTAATTGTGCCGTTGTCGGAAGAACTCTGATTTATGAATCGTTCGCATACTGCCTGATGACTTACGTTTGAAACGACTCGAACTCTGCAGTGGCGACGTCGGCCACACAGTGCTTCCTTCCGATACTGACAGCTGACAGCGAGTCGCCTGCACGCACACCCACTCAGTATTCGTGTGGCTATACTTTCACGATTGGtacttgtttatattttatagattatCTATAAAGAGTAAGTGTATTGCCTTAACAGATTGTAGTCGGGGCGAGGTGGACGCCTCTGGGGTCCGTGGGAATTTTCGTGCTATTCTATCAtgttatacaatttcaagtaGCATTTCTTCAGCGTATAGAACCTCGTCCGATGTCTCAGAGAGACTATTATTTAGtttgatattttgtattttaattttttcaataaaatagtgATGTATAAATTGTGTAGGGTGTTTATTTGACACGGAGTGCGAGCCCCGTTCTGACGCAGACAAGTGCCTGTCAGCTAGACGAGTCCCTGAGACGTTCTATCTACGGAGGGCAGTCTTTTGTAATCTATTGTTGTGTGAAATTTTAACTTCCATATGATTATATTGCAtgctaatataatttattagtaaTAAAGGAACCCCATGTTTTAACAGTTCTTTTCTAGACTTTTTGACTTTTATAAATTTAGTATCGCATTTATAAATCAAAGGTTTCTAGAATGGGGAAAGTATTTAAGTTAAATCCATacatttatgttatttttttattagtattgtaAGTACAAAATTATCTTTCAAATATacatgaattaaataattttgacctCCTTTTTATGACTGATGTTTTGGAGATGCTACAATGACAAACTTATATAAATTTTGAGCTTTCTATTTAGGAACTCCTTGTCACATTCAACAGCTGTAGTGGGTTGAACCTTCTCCTCGGGGTCATCATCAGGTGTCTATGCTCCTCATGTGCCTTTGTACAGTAGGGGACAGCAGTACCAATCGGCAGGAAGTTCTCAAAAACTCCAATGTCAGGTGACCAGTCGGCATACACGAAGCAATTGATGGAACTGAGCTGGTCCCTCGGTACTGGTGTCACTATGTACATTAGCTCCTTTTCCACGTCCACTCCTCTTACGAGACCTGCAAATATGTCACACTATTTATTCTTATCAGTTAATctaatgttaaattatattgctcGTTGATAACATATGATATTAACAGTACTTTGTGCTTTACATTTGAGTCACTGTAATACCATGGAGGAGAAAATTGTTTGTTTCCAACTAATTGCAATGTGATTATcaacttattataaaatagttatatattacaaaatagttAGTTTACAATTTGTGTCAAGTAGATTGCAATAAGAATGCAAAGGTTGAACAGACACAATTTTTTCGTCCATGTCCACTATGCTTACTTGTTTACTTGTGTCACTTTATTGTTAAATACACTGtctcattaatcatcatcactacacAAAACTAACTGCAAATAACCTCCATTAAGCTGAATTGGAGTCGTGAACTTTTTGTCCATTTGTGTAAATTAGCATTAGATTTCACAATGCTTGTGAcatgtattaataatattatagtaaaataattagtttGTATGTAGGGAATCTCTGAAGTTTTCTAAAACATTTTAACCTTGACATTGGCTTAAGGACAACGCTTGCTCAGTGTTTACTAGCAAGGCTTTCTTACTGATGAAATATCTACAATAATTTGTTCAAACTTGATATTAATGATAATTTGAAGAGCCTGTCAGTTACAACACAAAAGAAGTCCACTAACTAAAAGCACAGTCTGCTACTTTAGTGCCATGAAATCATTTATTAATGACACATCTGCAACTATCTAAAATGAGAAGGCTGATTTTCCTTAAGATGTTTAATTTGAAGTTTTAAAGTTAGTATTCACAGACATATCCagtgagtcatgactcatgatgtTACACTCCAGACTGGTTCAAACTATGAGACCAGTcataaattttacataatacgaAGTTTGACTTGTCTGGTGGTTTATGACCCTATGTTTCATacatattaacattttaattacagttaatcaAGTCAACTTACCATTGCCGTGACACACCAAAGGTTTATCAGACAAAATAAACACTCTGGAGTTATCAGCCTGCGCTTGGGCACACAATGCCACAACTTTTCCATTAATCACCTTCAGAATGTTCTCCCTTTTAATTTTCACATTGGATCCTACAGCCATCTTGGACAGACTGACTCTGTAACACACGTGTGAGcatatcaaataatatttagcctacttattttattaacatgtAATTGTTTCTAACAGCTGTGACTTGTGAGTAATATTTTACAGTAATAAGTATTTTTCTTATATGATTGTTAAATGTAtgtaataaatacatattatataccagAACTTGATACTTAATCTCGTAGTGGCAAACCTTACTCTTGGttgaatacaaaaatacatGGGAACTGTCTATCCAAGGTTGATCTACTACAGTTTAGAATGCAGAGAGTACAATGGGTTCAATTCCCAGGCACATATTGTGTAATTTTAggccttttattttttatacagaaCTAGAGATTAATAAGGGTCAAAGCATTTTATGGATATTGCTATCTAAGTATATTACATGTAACAATAAGTCATTCATAGAATGAAATgggtttatttattttcattagtCACCTTATGATTCATaacaaagataattattattggtatgaTGGCATGGGAGACAATTTGAAAAGTCGTCAAATGCAATTAAAATAGTATGAAGAAGAATATGGTAACGAGTTCAGAGAAAATATAAGTTCTCAGGTCAGTTAACCGATTCAGTCAGAActgatcatatcaaagggttttcgtggttggataccgctgtcgatcctggcgacacaggagatacagtggtgggaactgggaatgtgtggtgggccaaagcccgttaaaaaaatcTGTTAAATTTGCAGTGAATGACCGTGCGTTATTCGAGATCGTTCAAAGTGCCCTCCAATGTTAGCCATTGACATGTACGGATGGTTACCTTATCGCGAGACCAAAAGGTGAAGAACATGCTGGATAGCTGTATCTTTAATGGTTGAAGATGTAAGTAATGCCTGTTCTAGTTtatattaattacaaaaatttcGTTATGTCTGAAATCTTGTTAACTACTTGCTATCAGAACTGCTAGATGAATACCTAGGTACATATAGGTACAGCGTAAATTTTCTTATTAGAAATAGGCCTTTGACTAGATCACTAGATAATTAGGAAGCATGCTTGtttgttttgaaaaatattttatctatagTGTGACATCATGTAtgcgtcatcgtttttaacggaAATGACGACGCGGATATTGCAAGAAACTGGTTTGAACTTCAAACGAGTGACCTTATGTTCGTTAAAATATCTGGAGCTTACAGCTGCATAATTGCAATATTTGAGCCCTGTTCAAAGAACGAAAGTGGTCCTAgatcacagaatacaaattactcacggaGTCCTAGATCGTAAAACCAAGATGAAAACTAGTTAGATTTTTTGCCATTTCATAAGAATACCATTTTAGACAATAAACAGACTAGATCAACCAAGGTAAAAAGCTGTATTAAAATAGCAGATTGGGGCATAGGACAGAAAGTCCTAAAGTATAGCATGTATAGCATGTACAGCATGTAACACAGTGCATGTGTTACATGTTGTATGGTTAAAATACTGGTAGCTAGTTGTGGTCTAAGTAAGAAAAACTTACTTGTATGGTGTTATTGATAAGACATTTTCAGTTTTGTACAAGTTGACCAATTCACTGAAATACGCCAAATAATTCAGGAACCTCTCATCTTTTGGTGTCAGAGAGTAGCTGCTCTTTCCTTGTCTTGAGGATTCCTCAACCAATATGAATGCATAGTCCAAATCTTCTGGAAAACTCTGATATTTGAATATAAAATCTCTTTTATTATCTTGGAAATACCATTTAACTGTTTCCATATTCAAATACTGGTCGAAACACTTTTTTACTGCTTTTGAATTGTACTGGACTAGGTAGGTTGGTTTGACCATCATTATGATGAGTACCATTAGTTTCATGCCTAAGGCGTTTGTCATACCCATGGTGTTTATGAGCCATGGCATACTTTTGAAGTCGTCCCTGCTATTGCAGAAGAATACAAGACGTTGTACTGCACATATGTACCTCCTCAAATTGTCCATAGTGTTAATTATGCCTATATTCAACAtgctgaaataaaaatttaacaccATAAATCTAGATATTATGCTACACTATTGAGGTTAATTCCATGAAATATTAGTAATGGCTGCACTCTCATGTTATAAACGAGATGTTGTTGATGACTAGATCAGTATAGAAGTATTCatataattagaaataattCAGATTGAATTAGTTTGTCTCTCTATAAGAGAgacaataaaaagtatccttgtttaggaacataaaatatttccattaagtataaaatattatactaacaaTTCTGGTTTCTTCAAATGTGTGAAGTTTGGACCCAGCAGAGGTTTATTGACCACAGTAGCAGACAAATTCCCGGCCACGGTGAACTCACATTGTCCCGGGTCTAAGTCAATAACCAGCACAGGTCCTTTATCCAGCAGTTTGTTCACTTGGTAACGGAGGTAAGTCGACTTTCCAACACCCTTGCCACCACAAACAACACCTCGACTACAGGTCTCTGCAAAGAattgtaaaatacaatttattggTTTTATTCACAGCTTCAAGCGATAATACTAACAAAAAACCAACACAATGTGGTGACATAAggcttgtaataaataattagtataaaattatttttcaacaGAATTTGGCTCCAGGTTACttttctataaattaatttaatagatAACTTACTTAAAGCAAGTTGTTGACTCTGGGACCAAATAGGGTTCTCCACAAAATATTTTCGTGGCCTCAGTGCATAAATGGTGCAGCCCATCTTATCAGATGCCTCATTCAGATACTGATCATTATGTTTGAATGGTTTCACAAAAAGATTTGACAATGTAAAGTTAGTCTCAACAAAGTTTTCACTTTGACTTTGTAACTGTTCCAAGCAGATCACTGCATCATTAGTGCCTAGATTAGTGACTATATTCTCAGCTTCGGCGACAGTCAGGCCAGACTTAGTTAATTTACCGAATAAACCATAGTAACAGTTTTCATTGGCTACAGTCTTTATAGTTTGAGCGTAACTGTAGTATGgtgcatataaattataagttttatctTGTAAAGTGTAACCAAACACTTCAACTTTCCCGCCTAAAGCTTGTATCCTCACTTTCCCCTGTACATACAACTCCATTGGATGTTTCAATACAATGACACATTTATTAGATGTGTAGAAAATATTTAGATTCTTCAGGAGTTCTTCATCTGTGTTTTGTTCTATGTTGTGTTGTGGTGATTCCATAGTGGTTTCTAATATATTTATACTATCATCACACAGTTCTGATGATTCTAGGTCAACTATGTCATCAACGGTGAGTTCCTCATCCAACTCGGGCACTAAGCTACTAGCATCTTCCTCTGTGTGTACTACTACATCCATGTTTTCTTCTGTAAATATATCTGTGGGGGCTGAAACTGTTTCCCCAGTCTCTAGTGACAAGTTCTTGTTAGTGGAATGTTTGTAGTCACCTACAACTTCATCAAAGCTTTGGCAAGGCATGTCAGCTgctaatattgaaataaatggTGGTGAAGTACATTCATTTGCAGAAACATCATCTGCACTGTCTGAATTTTCAGCCTCCTCCTCAATATCTTGTAATATCTGTCTATCAAAGTTTGACATCCTGTTTTCTCCAATTATTCTCTTTTTCTTGGTGTTTGATAAATCGCTTACACTTTCTACTTCAGATGCAGTGTTAAAATCATCTCTTATTTGATGTTTTCTTTTCATTTCCTTTCTATTTAATCGGGAAAGAATCTTTTCCGCCAGTTCACCATTGGGGTCAAAAGATTCGGAGCATTCTGATGAAGTGTCTACATAGCTGCCGAGGGAGGCTTCGGCTTCACTTAAAACAGAGTTGGAATCGTCTTGAGCATCATTGAATTCTTTTATAATAGAATCAGTTGAACTGCCACTTTCTGAGGAGGATTTTCTGTCATAACTACCTATAGTATTATCGTAATCTGCAGATGGCTTGTCGTCCATTTCCTCCGTGTTATTGTTACTCTGACCGAGTTCTTCTTCATCACTGGAGTTGGTAATATTGAGGTCAGAAAATCCACTAACAGAcgaagaatcatcaaaatcggtattAACATTAACGGAGTCTTTAATCATTTGATTGTTGCTATTCTTATAACCATACAACATTTGTTTAAACTGCTTTTTTATGACTTCAGACTTCTTTTCTTTCGATGCGTCCTTTACTACGTGCGCTTTTTCAAAGAACTCCATTATGCACCAAAGAAATTTTTACACTTATGCAAACTAAGTTATTGTATTAGTAGACGTTCTAAATTTTACATACTTCTTCATAAAATCGTAAATAACAacgttttcttttcttttaaaagTCTGGCTAGTGAAAACATAACCTAAAAACACATACTGacattcgaatttcgaaaattgttatgacatttgttttttttcacAGGACACAGATGTCATTACAACCACAGATAAGTTTAACAACAAAGTCCAATCATGGTCCAAACTCCAAGAAAAGTGCTAGTGaacaatagatggcgctttctTTTAAGCTTCGTGCAACAAAGTTTTGctgattacaatttacagaaccctaaaacggaaccctaaccagctgatttttaaccttgtcctacaaataaaacaatccatattttaggaccaccaagtcaaagtatgaaatccttcttatctctgttagctatcactttcgagatttttcgaaaataaaaatgttgttcgttttatcaaaatgtagctacgcacaaaaaattagcttattagtacttattctacttaatcacaaaaaaatttgatctAGGGCTCCATGGCGCTCGAGTGACTAgacaattagcaccttccccttcCCTTATCCCTACTACTAGGCTACTACATAATCCAAATGGTAATCTACTCAACACAACTGTACACGCTCgaaatcaaaattataatagcagcgctaaatgagaTGGGCGCACGCGACGCGTGCCCGCTCGCGGATTCGTGGCCCACGGCGCGCGGCGGTCTTCCGACGCGTGCGCCCGTGTTGCGTTGGAACTTGGACCTAAAATGGTACTATTCTTATAGCGCTATTCTGAAAGTACTGTTATCATGAAGCGTGACGAAATGAAAGTCACTATGAAATTGTTTTGAGATTGAAAATGCGCTGTTCAtccatgtaattttttttattgaaaaggtTAAGGCTGGTTctatcgttaagcgtttcggcagcgccgttggagcgccgcgcgttcgacgATGTATGGGGGTGGTAGcgcgttttaaagtcgcgcgcttgagcggtgccgttcgtccatacgtttgcaGCTTCGAACGCGTGCGCTCCAACGGCACtgcgaaacgcttaacgataaaaccatcctaaaatacaacaaaaacaaGCTTTTAAccaatacattttattaatatataaccACTGCATACTCCTTGATACATACGCTTGATTGTATTCACATTCATAGTCCTTACAGTACACTACACATCCAACGGAGATGGAACCATTGGGCCCGCTCAACTTAAATTATACTGcatttacattataaatattgAAGTATAATCTAGAATCAAGTAgctagtttatttttttattgcgcCTGGAAGGTGGAAAGGAAGTCTGTGACGATCTTCTTCAGGGCAGCGTCAGACTCGGGGGTGATCTGTCCGTCCTTAGCGATGGTGTTGAGAAGGCTCTGGTGGCTGGTCTTGATGTGCTGGGTGAACTCCTTCTCGAAGGCAGTGATCTTGGTGGGGTCCAGTTTGTCGAGGTGTCCACGTACACCGCAGTAGATGATGGCAACctggaaacatttgttttttttttagtcaaATTTAAAAGCTGTAGGTTTACTGCATTGGATTTTTGACAGCATCCATTGTTATAAAAATCCAAACAAATACTGAATCCTTAAAAGATTTATAACAACATTAaacaatgttattttaatgactCAATGAAGcttttaaaattga
Proteins encoded in this region:
- the LOC121737064 gene encoding ras-like GTP-binding protein Rho1 isoform X1; amino-acid sequence: MWWCCSSSASSGPMAAIRKKLVIVGDGACGKTCLLIVFSKDQFPEVYVPTVFENYVADIEVDGKQVELALWDTAGQEDYDRLRPLSYPDTDVILMCFSVDSPDSLENIPEKWTPEVKHFCPNVPIILVGNKKDLRNDPATINELRKMKQEPVKPQEGRAMAEKINAFAYLECSAKSKEGVREVFETATRAALQVKKKKKTRCSLL
- the LOC121737064 gene encoding ras-like GTP-binding protein Rho1 isoform X2; the protein is MAAIRKKLVIVGDGACGKTCLLIVFSKDQFPEVYVPTVFENYVADIEVDGKQVELALWDTAGQEDYDRLRPLSYPDTDVILMCFSVDSPDSLENIPEKWTPEVKHFCPNVPIILVGNKKDLRNDPATINELRKMKQEPVKPQEGRAMAEKINAFAYLECSAKSKEGVREVFETATRAALQVKKKKKTRCSLL
- the LOC121737047 gene encoding polynucleotide 5'-hydroxyl-kinase NOL9, which codes for MEFFEKAHVVKDASKEKKSEVIKKQFKQMLYGYKNSNNQMIKDSVNVNTDFDDSSSVSGFSDLNITNSSDEEELGQSNNNTEEMDDKPSADYDNTIGSYDRKSSSESGSSTDSIIKEFNDAQDDSNSVLSEAEASLGSYVDTSSECSESFDPNGELAEKILSRLNRKEMKRKHQIRDDFNTASEVESVSDLSNTKKKRIIGENRMSNFDRQILQDIEEEAENSDSADDVSANECTSPPFISILAADMPCQSFDEVVGDYKHSTNKNLSLETGETVSAPTDIFTEENMDVVVHTEEDASSLVPELDEELTVDDIVDLESSELCDDSINILETTMESPQHNIEQNTDEELLKNLNIFYTSNKCVIVLKHPMELYVQGKVRIQALGGKVEVFGYTLQDKTYNLYAPYYSYAQTIKTVANENCYYGLFGKLTKSGLTVAEAENIVTNLGTNDAVICLEQLQSQSENFVETNFTLSNLFVKPFKHNDQYLNEASDKMGCTIYALRPRKYFVENPIWSQSQQLALKTCSRGVVCGGKGVGKSTYLRYQVNKLLDKGPVLVIDLDPGQCEFTVAGNLSATVVNKPLLGPNFTHLKKPEFMLNIGIINTMDNLRRYICAVQRLVFFCNSRDDFKSMPWLINTMGMTNALGMKLMVLIIMMVKPTYLVQYNSKAVKKCFDQYLNMETVKWYFQDNKRDFIFKYQSFPEDLDYAFILVEESSRQGKSSYSLTPKDERFLNYLAYFSELVNLYKTENVLSITPYKVSLSKMAVGSNVKIKRENILKVINGKVVALCAQAQADNSRVFILSDKPLVCHGNGLVRGVDVEKELMYIVTPVPRDQLSSINCFVYADWSPDIGVFENFLPIGTAVPYCTKAHEEHRHLMMTPRRRFNPLQLLNVTRSS